The genomic interval AAGGAAAGACTTTCTTCTCGCTGTATTGAATCTATATACCATTTATCTGACAATTAAAGATATCTGCGTTTGCTTTGAAATGCCATGATACTCTGGTTCAGCAAAGCTGCAACATCTGATAAATTCTACCTCAGAGGCTTCATGTCCTTAGAAGCCCTAAGCTCATTGACTACCAGTCGGAGAGAATCATCAGAGAGTATTAACCGAGACAGAGCACCTGTGCTTAACCCCAGATACTTTGCTGCCTCTGAGACAGAACCATCAACTGCATAAAGGAGGTCCAACAGAGCTTGCATTCCGAAAACAAACTTGGCATTGTTGGGTCCAATTTGATTACCAACATCTGACGTTCTAATGGAAGATGATTTGGGAAGAATTTGAAGAAGCTCACGAGGAGGGGAATAACCTTCGAGATCCACAGGGTTCCTGACTTTGAGAGCTATAAGAGTACGTAGGCGAGCCAATGCTGAGGCACGATTCATGTGCTGTGATCGGTCCTCAGAAGCCTGTGCAACAATACCAGTAGGGAGGTGCTTGAGGCGTACTGCAGACTCTCGCTTGTTGCGGTGCTGACCTCCTGGCCCTGACGTCTTGAAAGTGCCCATTTCACACTGGCTCAACAACTCTTGGTCCGTAGATTCCAGATATCCTTTTCCACCATCAGTGGTAATACTATTGCTTCCGTATTTAGAGCTTCGTATGAAAAAGATGGCATTGCTCTTCCTGTCTTCTGGCAATTGTGGTTGCTGTTGAGACCACCTCCACCAGGTTAAGCTACTTTTTCTCCGTATGTTTAAGGTGGTGAATGGAGAAAATCGAGTTGATGAATCAAGAATTACAGCTGCTGCACCACTACTTGTTCTGGAAAACCCTAATGCTCTAACAAATGAACACGAATATGAGCATGAACACGACGATTTCCACAATGATCCTGCCATTACCATTCTCAAACCCTGATAGACAAGTTCATTCAAACATCAACACATCGTCATACATTACATTTTACATCGTCATCAACAAATCCTGTTATTTCTTAacaacttcttcttttttgttccAGTTTTCCTatcctctcttttcttttgtctaTATCTATATTAAGGTGAAACTACAAATCAGAAATCAAGGTACTCGAAACTTCAGTTTTTCAATAGCATCAAAAGTAATACAAACCGCAAATAAAAGCAACTACACAATGCAACAAAATattaagttgaagaataaCAAAATACTCTTGTCAACTAACCTATGAATCATCCGCGTACCATGCCAGACCAGGCTACAAATCAAGCTCAGCCTCCCCAGTAGTGCCAACACTGACTTCAAATGGCCAAGTTCCCAATCCTCAGAAGCCCATCTTAATCAAAACCAGAATCAGAAATCAAAAATCGAAACCATTACAAATCAGATAGGGACACGATCCTCAAATTCCAAAAATATACAAAAGACTTCAAGAATAAAGCTTACCTCTACTGCCTGGATGGTTGGAAACAACAAACCAACACAAGTAAGAACTAAAAGTTTGGAGGCAGAACCAGAACAACAACAGTTTCAGAGCAGAAAAGAATGATTGGAGAATAGAGTGGCTAGTGGTATATAGCAAAATGAGAAGGTAAAAGTGGGCCTGGGCTAATATTAGTGTAAGACCCAATAGGCCCAACTTGACGTATATAACTCGC from Argentina anserina chromosome 2, drPotAnse1.1, whole genome shotgun sequence carries:
- the LOC126783491 gene encoding uncharacterized protein LOC126783491 gives rise to the protein MVMAGSLWKSSCSCSYSCSFVRALGFSRTSSGAAAVILDSSTRFSPFTTLNIRRKSSLTWWRWSQQQPQLPEDRKSNAIFFIRSSKYGSNSITTDGGKGYLESTDQELLSQCEMGTFKTSGPGGQHRNKRESAVRLKHLPTGIVAQASEDRSQHMNRASALARLRTLIALKVRNPVDLEGYSPPRELLQILPKSSSIRTSDVGNQIGPNNAKFVFGMQALLDLLYAVDGSVSEAAKYLGLSTGALSRLILSDDSLRLVVNELRASKDMKPLR